The following coding sequences lie in one Niabella agricola genomic window:
- a CDS encoding cytochrome c oxidase subunit I: MSDTLHIQHEVASHGHSGEPHVHHHKETFISKYIFSMDHKMIAKQFLVTGIIWAIIGGLFSVLFRLQLGFPDQSFPILETFFGRWAEGGKIKPEFYYALTTMHGTVLIFFVLTAGLSGTFANLLIPLQVGARDMASPFMNMLSYWMFFAASIVMLSSLFTQTGPAAGGWTVYPPLSALGLASQGSKSGMDLWIIAMTLFVASQLLGGLNYISTILNMRTKGMSMTRMPLTVWALLFTAILGVLSFPVLLSGLVLLMFDRHLGTSFYLSDIFVAGQALPNEGGSAILYQHLFWFLGHPEVYIIIMPTMGLASEILAINSRKPIFGYMAMIASLMAICVLAFLVWAHHMFVTGLNPFLGSVFVLLTLLIAIPSAIKVFNWITTIWRGNIRFTPAMLFAIGFVSIFISGGLTGIFLGNSTIDIHLHDTMFVIAHFHIVMGVSAFFGMFAGIYHWFPKMFGRYMNNTLGYIHFWVTIVCAYLIFWPMHYQGFAGMPRRYLDKSSWVSFSQFHSLDAMITVATIIVFAVQLMFVFNYFYSMYKGRRVRTQNPWGATTLEWTTPIHPGHGNWDGEIPEVHRWAYDYGKDGRDFIPQTEPVGENESTH, from the coding sequence ATGAGCGATACTTTACATATTCAGCATGAGGTTGCGAGTCATGGTCATTCCGGAGAGCCGCATGTTCATCATCACAAAGAAACATTCATATCGAAGTATATCTTCAGTATGGATCACAAGATGATTGCCAAGCAATTTCTTGTAACGGGTATTATCTGGGCGATTATCGGTGGTTTATTCTCGGTGCTGTTTCGTTTACAACTGGGTTTTCCTGATCAGTCTTTCCCCATTCTGGAAACCTTTTTTGGCCGATGGGCTGAGGGGGGAAAGATCAAACCTGAATTTTATTATGCATTAACGACCATGCACGGAACCGTGCTGATCTTCTTTGTATTAACGGCCGGATTGAGCGGTACCTTCGCCAACCTGTTGATTCCTTTGCAGGTAGGTGCGCGGGATATGGCTTCTCCGTTTATGAACATGCTGTCTTACTGGATGTTCTTTGCTGCCAGCATTGTAATGTTATCTTCTTTATTCACCCAAACAGGACCTGCAGCCGGCGGTTGGACGGTTTATCCTCCGTTGAGTGCTCTGGGATTGGCTTCTCAGGGTTCGAAAAGCGGTATGGATCTTTGGATCATTGCCATGACCCTGTTTGTTGCGTCACAGTTGCTGGGTGGTCTGAACTATATTTCCACTATTCTGAATATGCGCACCAAGGGCATGTCGATGACCCGTATGCCACTGACTGTCTGGGCGCTGTTATTTACTGCCATCCTGGGGGTATTATCCTTCCCGGTACTGTTGTCTGGTTTGGTACTGCTGATGTTCGACCGTCACCTGGGAACCAGCTTCTATCTCAGCGATATTTTTGTAGCAGGCCAGGCTCTGCCCAATGAAGGCGGTAGTGCCATCTTGTACCAGCACCTGTTCTGGTTCCTGGGGCACCCGGAGGTATACATTATTATTATGCCAACAATGGGACTGGCCTCTGAGATCCTGGCCATCAATTCCCGTAAGCCGATCTTTGGTTATATGGCCATGATCGCTTCACTGATGGCAATCTGCGTACTGGCCTTCCTGGTTTGGGCGCACCACATGTTTGTAACGGGTTTGAACCCCTTCCTGGGTTCGGTGTTCGTACTGTTAACCCTGCTGATTGCGATTCCTTCGGCCATCAAGGTATTTAACTGGATTACCACCATATGGAGAGGAAATATCCGGTTTACTCCGGCGATGCTCTTTGCTATTGGATTTGTGAGCATCTTTATCTCCGGTGGTCTTACCGGAATCTTCCTGGGAAACTCTACCATCGATATTCACCTGCATGATACCATGTTTGTGATTGCCCATTTCCACATTGTGATGGGGGTATCGGCCTTCTTTGGAATGTTTGCAGGGATCTATCACTGGTTCCCTAAAATGTTCGGACGGTATATGAACAATACGCTGGGTTATATCCACTTCTGGGTAACCATCGTTTGTGCCTACCTGATCTTCTGGCCCATGCACTATCAGGGATTTGCAGGAATGCCGCGGCGTTATCTGGACAAGAGCAGCTGGGTAAGCTTTAGTCAGTTCCACAGCCTGGATGCTATGATTACTGTTGCTACGATCATTGTGTTTGCAGTGCAGCTGATGTTTGTGTTCAACTATTTCTATTCAATGTATAAAGGAAGAAGGGTGCGTACGCAAAACCCCTGGGGTGCAACAACCCTGGAGTGGACTACACCCATTCATCCCGGGCATGGTAACTGGGACGGAGAAATTCCTGAGGTGCACCGTTGGGCATATGATTATGGTAAAGACGGAAGAGATTTCATTCCGCAAACCGAGCCAGTGGGTGAAAATGAAAGCACACATTAG
- a CDS encoding cytochrome c oxidase subunit 3, whose protein sequence is MNTSIVSEQQHRKLHPHKFALWVAIASILMMFAGLTSAFIVKSNQAGWRTFVLPNIFWVSTVLILASSLTMLMAIKAFKSRGMGQYRGLLGITFLLGAAFVICQVIGFNQLWNNNVQFKGASGAGQFFYAIAGLHAVHVIGGVIALLVIFLKSIAGKTKSYDAVPVEVMGMYWHFVDLLWLYLMIFFIILG, encoded by the coding sequence ATGAACACAAGTATCGTGAGTGAACAGCAACATAGAAAACTGCATCCGCATAAGTTTGCGCTATGGGTGGCTATTGCCAGTATACTGATGATGTTTGCCGGGCTTACCAGCGCTTTTATCGTAAAAAGCAATCAGGCCGGCTGGAGAACCTTTGTATTGCCCAATATTTTCTGGGTGTCTACAGTGCTGATATTAGCCAGCAGCCTTACCATGCTCATGGCCATAAAGGCCTTTAAAAGCCGGGGAATGGGGCAATATCGTGGACTGCTGGGTATCACCTTCCTGTTGGGTGCAGCTTTTGTGATCTGCCAGGTGATCGGTTTTAACCAGCTTTGGAACAATAATGTGCAGTTTAAGGGTGCTTCGGGAGCGGGGCAGTTCTTTTATGCCATCGCCGGCCTGCACGCGGTGCACGTGATCGGCGGTGTAATTGCACTCCTGGTGATCTTTCTGAAATCAATTGCCGGAAAAACAAAGTCTTATGATGCGGTGCCCGTTGAGGTAATGGGCATGTACTGGCATTTCGTAGACCTGCTTTGGCTGTATTTAATGATATTTTTCATAATTCTGGGATAA
- the cyoE gene encoding heme o synthase, giving the protein MKKAEEGGVRDFLQLMKPSLSIMVVFSSVISYLLVPDVMYDWWRIVLLFVGGLLVTGSANTINQVVERDTDAQMKRTAKRPVAAGRLTPEQGWGFAIFSGAVGIFILGYYFNWTAGALAAFSLFLYAFVYTPLKKVNSVAVLVGAFPGAFPCLIGWVAGFVPGQQINWLGGIVLFGIQFLWQFPHFWAIAWVAHKDYSSVGFKLLPSDKGPTRFTALQTVVYSLLMLPITIAPFFVGICEYSTVKGMIGGVLIIVANLFLIGRAIALYNKMDVPSARKVMFGSYIHLPVVLLALLLAKA; this is encoded by the coding sequence TTGAAAAAAGCAGAAGAGGGTGGAGTGAGGGATTTTCTCCAGTTGATGAAGCCCTCATTAAGTATAATGGTGGTTTTCAGCAGCGTGATCAGTTACCTGCTGGTGCCAGATGTGATGTATGATTGGTGGAGGATCGTTTTGCTCTTTGTAGGTGGATTGCTGGTAACAGGTAGTGCCAACACCATCAACCAGGTTGTAGAAAGGGATACAGATGCCCAAATGAAAAGGACAGCAAAACGTCCGGTTGCTGCCGGACGGCTAACGCCTGAACAGGGCTGGGGATTTGCCATTTTCAGTGGCGCGGTAGGTATCTTTATTTTGGGGTATTATTTTAACTGGACGGCAGGTGCATTGGCGGCGTTTAGCCTCTTCCTCTATGCCTTTGTATATACCCCTTTAAAAAAGGTAAACTCTGTAGCTGTTTTGGTGGGCGCTTTCCCCGGGGCTTTTCCCTGTTTGATCGGCTGGGTGGCCGGCTTTGTTCCGGGTCAGCAGATCAACTGGTTGGGGGGGATCGTGTTGTTCGGAATCCAGTTCCTCTGGCAGTTTCCCCATTTCTGGGCCATTGCCTGGGTAGCGCACAAGGATTACAGCAGTGTTGGTTTTAAGCTACTGCCCAGTGATAAAGGACCAACCCGGTTTACGGCCTTGCAAACAGTAGTATATTCGCTGCTGATGCTGCCCATTACCATTGCGCCTTTTTTTGTGGGAATCTGTGAATATAGTACGGTGAAAGGAATGATTGGAGGGGTGTTGATCATTGTGGCCAATCTTTTTCTGATCGGAAGGGCCATTGCGCTTTATAATAAAATGGATGTGCCTTCTGCAAGAAAGGTGATGTTTGGAAGTTATATTCATCTGCCGGTAGTACTGCTGGCACTTTTACTGGCGAAAGCCTGA
- a CDS encoding cytochrome c oxidase subunit 3 — MEQTVTHNTKWWSGGKSPFNIEYGKIMMWYFLLSDSFTFGAFLISLGTVRFGLNYWPEPSVVFNAFPFAGHANLPLAFVSVMTFVLIISSVTMVLAVHAGHNRDRKGVEKYLIFTIIGGLIFLGCQAWEWHHLLTGQHPTLVGDHIELLAQRNGSNPWGEIVLPQEVAPALAKSSTETLATLVHEQHLSHASHAELLQTPKDQLIQMLSNSEMVVRKGGPAAFGGFFYGITGFHGFHVSVGVILLIIMLIQTKMGVYERRGHYLMIEKIGLYWHFVDLVWVFVFLCFYLI, encoded by the coding sequence ATGGAACAGACAGTAACACATAATACCAAGTGGTGGAGCGGGGGAAAAAGTCCGTTTAACATAGAGTATGGAAAGATAATGATGTGGTATTTCCTGCTGAGCGACTCCTTTACATTTGGAGCCTTCCTCATCTCATTGGGTACCGTACGTTTTGGGCTGAACTACTGGCCGGAGCCAAGTGTTGTGTTCAACGCTTTCCCGTTTGCTGGACACGCCAATCTTCCGCTGGCCTTTGTGAGTGTAATGACCTTCGTGCTCATCATCAGTTCTGTTACCATGGTACTGGCCGTACACGCAGGGCATAACCGCGACCGGAAAGGCGTAGAAAAGTACCTTATTTTTACCATCATCGGAGGTTTGATCTTCCTGGGGTGCCAGGCCTGGGAATGGCACCACCTGTTAACCGGTCAGCATCCTACACTGGTTGGTGATCATATTGAACTGCTGGCACAGCGGAATGGCTCCAATCCCTGGGGTGAGATCGTATTGCCGCAGGAGGTAGCTCCGGCGCTGGCAAAATCTTCTACCGAAACCCTGGCCACCCTGGTACACGAGCAGCATCTTTCTCATGCAAGCCATGCCGAATTATTGCAAACACCTAAAGACCAGCTGATCCAGATGCTTTCAAACAGCGAAATGGTGGTGCGCAAAGGCGGACCTGCCGCGTTCGGCGGATTTTTCTATGGCATTACCGGCTTCCATGGATTTCACGTATCTGTTGGGGTAATCCTGCTGATTATTATGCTGATCCAGACAAAAATGGGCGTATACGAGCGCAGAGGACATTACCTGATGATCGAAAAAATCGGGTTATACTGGCACTTTGTAGACCTGGTTTGGGTATTTGTATTCCTTTGTTTTTATCTTATTTAA